A window of Longispora fulva contains these coding sequences:
- a CDS encoding N-acyl-D-amino-acid deacylase family protein — MIDLLLRGGTVHDGLGSRAVTADVAVTGDTVSAVGADLGPARRTIDVSGLLVTPGFLDPHAHSDMVPLMADPQPFKLHQGVTTEIVGNCGYSFAPLSADAAREASVLFADISAGIAVGARTFAGYLAAVADAGPTNHVAALVGHNTLRLSANGMDRDLRPGAAEHMARLADEAFAAGAVGLSSGLIYPPGCYADTAELTALARVAHRWNLPYATHLRNEDDGLLDAVDEAVAIARDARVRLQVSHCKVAGRPNHGTAGALLERLRAARVAGVDVRGDLYPYRAGATVLAALLPAAAHEGGVRALRARLADPATRRALRGGLFDLTGPGDVLLTGGPHAGRTLADVTGPGDPWDTLCDLVLADPGTGMVVTLMAEDDVRELMADPLVAIGSDNGVPVGLQHPRTWGCFPRFLGTYVRDLGVVDWPEAVRKCTSATADQFGVVGRGWLGRGAVADLAVFDPDTIGHPGGYDLPDLPPTGMRFVVLAGHVVIDDGVFVGERRGRVLGTGPT, encoded by the coding sequence ATGATCGACCTGTTGTTGCGAGGCGGCACCGTCCACGACGGACTAGGCTCCCGCGCCGTGACCGCCGACGTGGCCGTCACCGGCGACACCGTGTCCGCCGTCGGCGCGGACCTCGGCCCGGCCCGGCGGACCATCGACGTCTCCGGCCTCCTCGTCACCCCGGGCTTCCTCGACCCGCACGCGCACTCCGACATGGTGCCGCTGATGGCCGACCCGCAGCCGTTCAAGCTGCACCAGGGCGTGACCACGGAGATCGTCGGCAACTGCGGCTACTCGTTCGCGCCCCTGTCCGCCGACGCCGCGCGGGAGGCGTCGGTGCTGTTCGCGGACATCAGCGCCGGGATCGCGGTCGGGGCGCGCACCTTCGCCGGGTACCTGGCCGCCGTCGCCGACGCCGGGCCCACCAACCACGTCGCGGCCCTCGTCGGGCACAACACCCTGCGCCTGTCCGCCAACGGCATGGACCGCGACCTGAGGCCCGGGGCCGCCGAGCACATGGCCCGCCTGGCCGACGAGGCGTTCGCCGCCGGCGCGGTGGGCCTGTCCAGCGGGCTGATCTACCCGCCCGGCTGCTACGCCGACACCGCCGAACTCACCGCCCTGGCCAGGGTCGCGCACCGGTGGAACCTGCCGTACGCCACCCACCTGCGCAACGAGGACGACGGGCTCCTCGACGCCGTGGACGAGGCGGTCGCCATCGCCCGCGACGCGCGGGTCCGGCTCCAGGTGTCGCACTGCAAGGTCGCCGGCCGGCCGAACCACGGGACGGCCGGCGCGCTCCTCGAACGGTTGCGCGCCGCCAGGGTCGCGGGCGTCGACGTGCGCGGTGACCTGTACCCGTACCGGGCCGGCGCGACCGTCCTCGCCGCGCTGCTGCCGGCGGCGGCGCACGAGGGCGGGGTGCGGGCGCTGCGGGCCAGGCTCGCCGACCCGGCCACCCGCCGGGCACTGCGCGGCGGCCTGTTCGACCTGACCGGGCCCGGGGACGTGCTCCTCACCGGCGGACCGCACGCCGGGCGGACCCTGGCCGACGTCACGGGACCCGGCGACCCCTGGGACACCCTCTGCGACCTGGTCCTCGCCGACCCCGGCACCGGAATGGTGGTCACCCTGATGGCCGAGGACGACGTGCGGGAGCTGATGGCTGATCCGCTGGTCGCGATCGGCTCCGACAACGGAGTGCCCGTCGGGCTCCAGCACCCGAGGACCTGGGGCTGCTTCCCGCGCTTCCTCGGCACGTACGTCCGCGACCTGGGCGTCGTCGACTGGCCGGAGGCGGTCCGCAAGTGCACGTCGGCGACGGCCGACCAGTTCGGCGTGGTGGGGCGGGGCTGGCTCGGGCGCGGGGCGGTGGCGGATCTGGCCGTGTTCGACCCGGACACCATCGGACATCCGGGCGGCTACGACCTGCCCGACCTACCCCCGACCGGCATGCGGTTCGTGGTGCTCGCGGGGCACGTGGTGATCGACGACGGGGTGTTCGTCGGCGAGCGCAGGGGCCGGGTGCTGGGCACCGGTCCGACCTGA